The following DNA comes from Fervidibacillus albus.
TTATTTTGTAATAAATAATATGTTATGTTTGAAACCACCATTCCTTTTGTAATTTATTTTTCATCAAAATAACGTTACAATTTTTGGCAATTAACAAGAAATTAACACTTAATCACCTGGTTTTTCACATGATTTTACATTATAATAAAGGAAATTGAAGAATCGTGGTGTTGGTAATGTCAAAGAAAGTAACGATGCAAGATATTGCAAACAAACTGAATATCTCAAAAAATTCCGTTTCCCAAGCGCTACGGGGAAAGGAAGGAGTTAGTGAAGAAACGCGGCAGTTAGTTATTAAAACTGCGAAAGAAATGGGTTATACGTATGTCGGAAATCGGAATTCCTTTAGTCAGCAAGAAAAAAAAGGGAGCATCGGGCTGATTGCAACCGATGTCGCTTTCTCTTTAAAAAATTTTTTCGGAGAAATTTTTTTAAGTATCGAAAGGGAAGCATCTCAAAAAGGGAAGTATTTGCACATCCAGTCCATTAACAAAGAACAAAAAGAAAATTTGATTCTCCCTCCTTTTATTGAACAGAAACAAGTCGATGGCATTTTAGTCATATCACATATAAGCAATGCATATATTCAAAAAGTTCTCGATACAGGAATTCCGACAGTGTTAGTCGACCATCATCATCCAAATTTAGAAGCGGATGCAATTTTAACGAATAACCGTTTTGGAGCTTATTTAGCCGTACAGCATTTGATTGAACTTGGTCATCGGGATATCGCCTTCGTCGGGAAGATCGATTATTCGCCAAGTTATGAAGAACGGTTCGAAGGGTACCTACTCGCTTTGAAAGAGTATGGGATTGAACCGAGGGAAGAAATTATATTTCGCAATGCCATTGAAGAGGAAGAAGAAGTGGTAGGATATGTTCAAAGTTTAGACAAGCAACCGACCGCATGGTTTTGTGTCAACGATGGATTCGGATTTTTCGTCTTATCTGCATTAAAACAACTCGGCATGAATATTCCAAATGACGTTTCCGTTTGTAGTTACGATAACGGACAATTATCCCAATTATCTTCTCCGAAAACGACGACCGTCGACATCGATTTAAACCTTTACGGAAAACGAGCGGTCGAGATGCTCTTTTGGCGAATGGAAAACAGAGACGAGCCAATTCAAGAATTACTGCTTACATCGAAATTAATTAAACGGGAATCAACGGGAGTGGCACCGAGAGGATAAAGAATTCAGGAAGAACCGAACAACTTTTTCCATTTTTTAAATTTATTCATCCAATGGGAATCAAAACTTTTTTATCATTTCTTGTCGGTTCTTCCTAATCTATCGTTAATTTTTTTCAAAATGGAAATGATTTTTCCGAAGAAAATTGGAATATTCCCTGTTGAACAAGGAATGAGTTGGAAATCGATGGAATCAATCTTTTCAATCGTGATGAATTTTTGCTATAAAATCCCGAATGGTATCTTCGGGAAATACTGTTTTTCGAGGTATTTCATACATAGATAAACCTGGTTTTGCATCTTTATATTCCACTGTAAAAGCCATTTCAATCCCTAATTCTTTTAAAATATTAATCGTTTCCTCATTATACTCCCCATAAGGATAAGCAAAAGCTCGATTCCTTCCGTTTAAATTAATGAGACTCGTTGAAATATCTTCCTTAACCTCTTCTTTCGATTTAGCCTTTAAATAAGCCATTCCTTCCTTCGTCTTTCGATGAAAATTGTACGTATGACTTAAAAATTCAAACACAGAACTACTCTGTTTTATCTCATCCAGACTAAAATATTGTGCATTACTCGCCTGATACTTTTCGTTCCGTTCTGAAACGAACCCGGTGATTAAAAAATTGATCGCCGAAAAATTGTTCGCCTTCAAAATTGGGTATGCTTCTACGAAATTATCTTTAAATCCGTCATCGAATGTAATTACAACACTTTTTTTAGGGACATTTAAATTTCCTTGCATAAAAAGTTGAAATTCTTTTGCCGTTAATGTTACATAATTTTCTTCGCGTAAATAATTCATTTGTTTTTCAAATTCCGATCTTTTTACAATTGTATCGTATAGTTTTCCATCGTTTCCATAATGAATTTTACTTATGTCTTGATCATCTATCACTCTATGATACAATAGCACTGTCACCTGTTCTGCCTGTTCCCCTTCTGCTAGGTCAAAAAATCGAACATTATCCGTCCATTTCTGCTCTTGTTCACTAAACAGAGACCGATTTGCAGGAAAAACGGGTATTTGGTGTGTGACCGCTTGAATGAAATAGCTCGAAAAGGTTTTTATGATAAACGCAAAAATAACGATAAACGAAGCAGTAAAAAATACGTTTTCGATATATCTTTTCATCTTTTCCTCCTTAAACCGTTTCCTTAAAGGAAGTTGGATTTTCAAATGTAGATGGAGATGCTCTACGAGAAACAATCCATCCCTCTTTATTTTTAAAGTACAAAATTGTGCCGATGATAACAAATGGAATTCCTAAAAAACGATACGTGACGATCTCTATTGGAATAAATAAAATAATTTTTACATAGTCTTTTAGCGAATAAAACAACCCAAATCTTCTACTGACGATGATTGTCACCAAACTTTGGTAATTTGCCAAAAAGAACACTATGGTAAATAAACCAACAGCTATCATGTAATTTGTATTTGAAAATAAAAAAGTAAACGGGATATAAATCATAATGAAAGCATTTAAAGTCCCTAAAACAAAAGAATCTAATAATAGATAAAGTGAAGGTAACAGTTTTATTTTTCGAAAATAGGCTTTACGGTAATGTAAAACGCAATCGATAAAAGCTTTTTGCCACCGAACTCGCTGTCGAAATAAATCTATTAATGTAGACGGGCATTCCGTATAGCAAATCGATTGAGGTACAAATGTGATGATACTTTTTTTATATTTTTCCTTAATTAATTGTTGAATTTTTAAAGTAATGTCCATATCTTCTCCAACAGTTTTACGATAACCATTTACTTCCAATAAAGCATATTTTCGAAAAGCACCAAAGGCTCCTGCAATCACCGTTATTGTTTGTAATTTTGCTTGAGTAAATTTATGAAGATAAAAGGCTGTAAGGTATTGAATGATTTGATACCGAATCAGTCCTTTTGTTACAAATGTAGGACGCGCTTTTGCAAAAACTGAACGAAATCCTTGCCGAATACGAACCATTCCACCCGCTGCAATTACATGTTGATTTTCAAAAGTTGTGTTAATTACTTGTAATGCTTTAGCATCTAAAATTGAATCCGCATCAAGCGTAATGATTATCTCATTAGAGGCATAATTTATCCCCGCATTTAATGCGTCTGCCTTCCCTCCATTGACTTTATCAAGAACATAAATATTCGGATGTCGCTTCGATTGGTAGATTGCCTTTTCCTGAACATGTACAAGAAAATGATTCGGATTTTTATTTATTTTTTTTAATTGGAGATCTTTCGTTAATATATCTAATGTATTGTCTGTAGAACCATCATTTATAATAATTACTTCATATTTATTGTAATCTTGAAGAACTACACCTTGTACGCAAAGTAAAATCGTATTCGCTTCATTATATGCTGGAATTAAAATTGAAATTGGTTGTTCGAAATCGGAGTTACGAATCGGTTCCCTATCTTTTACATAAAGGAGTGGGATAAATATATATATAACTTGAAATATTATAAAAAAAGAAAACACAATTAAAGTGAATTCAATCATTTTCATTCCCCTCTTTTTGGAATACACGTATATAGTCGATGAGAAATAATTGAGGAAATGGAGTAGATTCGTTCGGACTTCCTGGCCAATTCCCTCCAATTGCCGTATTTACATATAAATACATTTCTTCTTTTGGAACGAAAATGTCTGTTTTAAATCGTTCCACTCCATCAATCAGCCAAACGACTTGATCTTCACTCCATTCAATTCCAAATGTATGAAAGTCTTCAGAATAATCTTTCCCTGTATAAGATGATGAAACACTTGTTAGTTTTTGATCCTCATTTAACCAATGTAAAACCATCCAAATTTCTTCCGGTTTATGACCGAGCATCTCCATAATATCGATTTCCGGTAGCCACGTTTGATCTTGATTCGGCATCATCCAAAAGGCGGGAAAAATACCTTTCCCTTTAGGCAATTTAGCTCTCATCTCAACTTTTCCATATAAAAAGGAAAATTTATCTTTCGTATGCATTGCTCCAGATGTAAACTCTCTTCCTCCATAGTTTTCTTTACGACTAATGATTTTTAACAAACCATCTTCGGTAACAATATTTTTTGGTGAATAATACTGTAATTCATTATTTTTTTCCGACGCCCAATTTTCCATATTCCAGTTACTTCGATTCACATATGGTTTCTCAAATTCATCATGCCAAATTAATTTCCACCCATCGATTGTTGGAACCGAATCTTTTTTTTGAGGAGATAATCGTACAAGATTCAACTCTTCCTGTTCACTTTCGCTCACGCCATCTAAAACTATATTTTTTTTAAACGGTGTATCATCTCCATTTTGTTTGAGTATGATATATAAGATGATGAAAAAGGAAATCAATACAAGTAATATTTTTTTTACGAATATTATCACCCCTTTATATGTGCGTTATACAGAACGTTTCTAGTAAAAAAATAGTTGGTATTGTGCAAAAATTCGTTATAAAGAACTATTTGTTTATATTATATCGATTTGTTCCAATTTGTAAACAGTGAAAACAGCACTTTTATCCCCTTTTATAACCAATTTCTTAATTTTACATATATGATACATGTTTGTTTAATATTTTTATATAATATCCAACAATAATATAATAACGTGTACTATGGTTTGTCTAAATAAAAGATCCTTTCAACATAAAACAATCATACATACATTAATTTTGTTATAATTCAGTTGAAACATAAATGTTGTCTAAAAAATGGGAATTCGATTGTTCAAATACCTGTTTTCATTGCACGAATACTATTGAACTTTTTAGAAAGGAATGGATACCATGATGATTAGGAAAGCCGTTGTAGAAGATGCATTCGGTATTGCCAAAGTTCAAGTGGACAGTTGGCATACGACGTATAAAGGGATTGTTTCAGATGACTATTTACAGCAACTTTCCTATGAAAAACGAAATCCGTTTGGAAAGAGGCGGTTACAGAAAAAATTGTATATGTTGCTGAAAAAGATGGTGACATAATCGATTTTGTTGCAGGTGGAAAAAAGCGGATCGATGAATACGATGGATATGACGGGGAATTATATGCCATTTATATTTTACATAATTATCAAAAACAAGGAATCGGTAAAGCGCTGGTGAACGCCTTTGCTAACGATTTATCGAAAAAAGGATTCGAGTCGATGATCGTACGCGTATTGGAGCAAAATCCAGCAAGATATTTCTATGAATCCCTTGGTGGTAAATTTATCGGTAGAGAAATGACGAAGATTGGTAAACAACGGTTAGAAACTCTCGTGTACGGGTGGGAAGATCTTTCTGTTTACTTGTGAAAGCATCGAATTAGTAATCTTTAATTTTTGCTACAATGTAATATGAGAAATTATTTTATTAAATGGATTTACGTTAAAACCATCGTTTTCAAACGTAAAACTTTTTTCGAACCGTTTGTAAACGATGGTCTACTTATTTTTCGTTAACAATATTGTTTTTTATCACCAATACTCCACCACAATGGGAGATTGGAATAAATTCGTTTTATCCAATTGCATCAATCGCGGGCTTCAACTCATCGATGACAAAATAATATTCATCATTATCCCAATCGGTAATATGATTGATGCGGCAAGTTTCCAACTGTTCCCGAGTTTTAAAGGCGATATCCCCAATCAATATTGTTCCGTCTTCCGTCAAAAGGTCATGGAATTGTTTTAAGAGAGCCATCTTAATATCGTCGGGAAAATGATGCAATGTGTAAGTGCTAATGATCGTATCGAAGCGATGTTTCTTCAAGACTTCAGGCAACCCCTTTGTCAAGTCCCATTCGATTAATGTTGCATTTGGCATTTTTT
Coding sequences within:
- a CDS encoding class I SAM-dependent methyltransferase — translated: MLDKKGFDQWAEEYDLTVRTSEEKNTYPFAGYGTILQTIYEKAMKKRNSKILDIGFGTGQLTTRLYENGHNIYGIDFSHKMIAIAKEKMPNATLIEWDLTKGLPEVLKKHRFDTIISTYTLHHFPDDIKMALLKQFHDLLTEDGTILIGDIAFKTREQLETCRINHITDWDNDEYYFVIDELKPAIDAIG
- a CDS encoding polysaccharide deacetylase family protein, producing MKRYIENVFFTASFIVIFAFIIKTFSSYFIQAVTHQIPVFPANRSLFSEQEQKWTDNVRFFDLAEGEQAEQVTVLLYHRVIDDQDISKIHYGNDGKLYDTIVKRSEFEKQMNYLREENYVTLTAKEFQLFMQGNLNVPKKSVVITFDDGFKDNFVEAYPILKANNFSAINFLITGFVSERNEKYQASNAQYFSLDEIKQSSSVFEFLSHTYNFHRKTKEGMAYLKAKSKEEVKEDISTSLINLNGRNRAFAYPYGEYNEETINILKELGIEMAFTVEYKDAKPGLSMYEIPRKTVFPEDTIRDFIAKIHHD
- a CDS encoding substrate-binding domain-containing protein, whose amino-acid sequence is MSKKVTMQDIANKLNISKNSVSQALRGKEGVSEETRQLVIKTAKEMGYTYVGNRNSFSQQEKKGSIGLIATDVAFSLKNFFGEIFLSIEREASQKGKYLHIQSINKEQKENLILPPFIEQKQVDGILVISHISNAYIQKVLDTGIPTVLVDHHHPNLEADAILTNNRFGAYLAVQHLIELGHRDIAFVGKIDYSPSYEERFEGYLLALKEYGIEPREEIIFRNAIEEEEEVVGYVQSLDKQPTAWFCVNDGFGFFVLSALKQLGMNIPNDVSVCSYDNGQLSQLSSPKTTTVDIDLNLYGKRAVEMLFWRMENRDEPIQELLLTSKLIKRESTGVAPRG
- a CDS encoding GNAT family N-acetyltransferase, coding for MDFVAGGKKRIDEYDGYDGELYAIYILHNYQKQGIGKALVNAFANDLSKKGFESMIVRVLEQNPARYFYESLGGKFIGREMTKIGKQRLETLVYGWEDLSVYL
- a CDS encoding glycosyltransferase family 2 protein, giving the protein MIEFTLIVFSFFIIFQVIYIFIPLLYVKDREPIRNSDFEQPISILIPAYNEANTILLCVQGVVLQDYNKYEVIIINDGSTDNTLDILTKDLQLKKINKNPNHFLVHVQEKAIYQSKRHPNIYVLDKVNGGKADALNAGINYASNEIIITLDADSILDAKALQVINTTFENQHVIAAGGMVRIRQGFRSVFAKARPTFVTKGLIRYQIIQYLTAFYLHKFTQAKLQTITVIAGAFGAFRKYALLEVNGYRKTVGEDMDITLKIQQLIKEKYKKSIITFVPQSICYTECPSTLIDLFRQRVRWQKAFIDCVLHYRKAYFRKIKLLPSLYLLLDSFVLGTLNAFIMIYIPFTFLFSNTNYMIAVGLFTIVFFLANYQSLVTIIVSRRFGLFYSLKDYVKIILFIPIEIVTYRFLGIPFVIIGTILYFKNKEGWIVSRRASPSTFENPTSFKETV
- a CDS encoding glycoside hydrolase family 16 protein; its protein translation is MIIFVKKILLVLISFFIILYIILKQNGDDTPFKKNIVLDGVSESEQEELNLVRLSPQKKDSVPTIDGWKLIWHDEFEKPYVNRSNWNMENWASEKNNELQYYSPKNIVTEDGLLKIISRKENYGGREFTSGAMHTKDKFSFLYGKVEMRAKLPKGKGIFPAFWMMPNQDQTWLPEIDIMEMLGHKPEEIWMVLHWLNEDQKLTSVSSSYTGKDYSEDFHTFGIEWSEDQVVWLIDGVERFKTDIFVPKEEMYLYVNTAIGGNWPGSPNESTPFPQLFLIDYIRVFQKEGNEND